A genomic stretch from Diachasmimorpha longicaudata isolate KC_UGA_2023 chromosome 2, iyDiaLong2, whole genome shotgun sequence includes:
- the LOC135172964 gene encoding GATA zinc finger domain-containing protein 11-like isoform X2 — MFNVPPKFYELCRLCLSSDGVKLSIFEEEGAQRNFADKILTCLSITVNDGDSMPPIICHRCVYKLDILHNFREMSRKSDVILKQYLDYAKQLSSPDNQDKSFSTAKIADLSPLQSFLQLNKILFNEEPNSPASINQNVLPQTQTHHLELRANDVPESDSLKCEPEDDTYSNSSDPDRLEIEDREDNDDDADENGYDMTVKRRKVDDNYDDCQRESPNRSPVNRMDTPESNCSDTNIDQETTKLWQALANNRNLEITRTNGDKLNNGFSGEATNLLRSLINNRQIGITAVDTGRISPQIKFYRDTQGTAMERTDCSILGNRTNMQSIEKLEKSASMDSNPSSPASIGRKETKGRRKQSYPSKAPTSPDTINYQQDISEEQAQNFTSWSNKLKSKAEEQKHQFDQQSGNMTKKVDMSCTNCGTMTTTIWRRNMNGEMVCNACGLYYKLHGVNRPHTMRRDTIHTRRRRPKGEKPTRHRKKEAAIAPAQADQMDAESADMLAALRRQIQPHLMMAALTPSHMSSGHPPTSQLNYPLPLSTYMMHHVKPEPRERHDSEDMEDCDDENVSDVPLNLVSTSLSEEAH, encoded by the exons ATGTTCAATGTACCGCCCAAGTTCTACGAGCTGTGTCGCCTTTGTTTATCGTCGGACGGTGTCAAATTGTCGATATTCGAGGAGGAAGGGGCACAGCGTAATTTTGCCGACAAGATTCTCACTTGTCTATCGATAACG GTGAACGATGGCGACTCAATGCCACCTATTATCTGTCACCGTTGTGTGTACAAACTGGATATACTGCACAATTTTCGGGAAATGTCACGTAAATCCGATGTCATACTCAAACAGTACCTGGACTATGCCAAGCAGTTGTCATCACCAGACAACCAg GACAAGTCTTTCTCCACTGCCAAAATAGCTGATCTGAGCCCACTACAATCATTTTTACAACTCAACAAAATCCTCTTCAATGAGGAGCCAAATTCACCCGCAAGTATCAATCAAAATGTATTACCTCAAACACAGACCCATCATCTCGAATTAAGGGCCAACGATGTGCCTGAATCTGATAGTCTTAAGTGTGAGCCCGAGGATGACACATACTCCAACAGTTCCGATCCAGATAGATTGGAAATTGAGGATCGCGAGGACAACGACGATGATGCCGATGAGAATGGGTATGACATGACTGTCAAACGTAGGAAAGTCGACGATAATTATGATGATTGTCAGAGAGAGTCACCCAATCGCAGTCCAGTTAATAGAATGGACACACCTGAGAGCAATTGCTCCGATACTAACATCGATCAGGAGACTACCAAGTTGTGGCAGGCACTTGCGAA CAATCGAAATTTAGAGATAACAAGGACTAATGGTGACAAATTAAACAATGGATTTTCCGGTGAAGCTACCAATCTCCTTCGATCACTCATTAACAACAGACAAATTGGTATAACAGCGGTTGACACTGGCAGAATTTCACCTCAGATTAAGTTTTACAGAGATACACAGGGGACGGCGATGGAACGGACCGATTGTTCCATTTTGGGGAATCGAACGAATATGCAATCGATCGAGAAGCTCGAGAAG AGTGCATCGATGGATAGTAATCCATCCAGTCCAGCCAGTATTGGGAGAAAAGAAACAAAAGGCAGAAGAAAACAGAGTTACCCAAGTAAAGCACCAACGAGTCCAGACACGATAAATTATCAGCAGGATATTAGTGAGGAGCAGGCTCAAAATTTCACATCCTGGTCGAATAAGTTGAAAAGCAAG GCTGAAGAACAGAAACATCAGTTCGACCAGCAGAGTGGCAACATGACAAAGAAAGTTGACATGTCCTGTACAAATTGTGGAACAATGACGACAACTATTTGGCGGCGTAATATGAATGGAGAGATGGTCTGTAATGCGTGTGGCCTTTACTACAAATTGCATGGTGTCAATAGACCCCATACCATGAGGAGGGACACCATCCACACTCGCAGACGTCGGCCGAAAGGTGAAAAACCGACGAGACATCGAa AAAAAGAGGCAGCTATAGCGCCAGCCCAAGCTGATCAGATGGATGCAGAAAGTGCAGACATGCTGGCAGCTCTACGTCGTCAGATTCAACCCCACCTGATGATGGCAGCTCTCACCCCATCGCACATGTCCTCAGGACATCCACCGACAAGCCAACTCAATTATCCCCTTCCCCTCTCCACATACATGATGCAC CACGTTAAACCAGAGCCAAGAGAACGCCATGATTCTGAGGATATGGAGGATTGTGACGACGAGAATGTCTCTGATGTACCACTTAATCTAGTGTCAACGTCATTATCGGAAGAGGCCCACTGA
- the LOC135172964 gene encoding GATA zinc finger domain-containing protein 11-like isoform X1, with amino-acid sequence MFNVPPKFYELCRLCLSSDGVKLSIFEEEGAQRNFADKILTCLSITVNDGDSMPPIICHRCVYKLDILHNFREMSRKSDVILKQYLDYAKQLSSPDNQDKSFSTAKIADLSPLQSFLQLNKILFNEEPNSPASINQNVLPQTQTHHLELRANDVPESDSLKCEPEDDTYSNSSDPDRLEIEDREDNDDDADENGYDMTVKRRKVDDNYDDCQRESPNRSPVNRMDTPESNCSDTNIDQETTKLWQALANNRNLEITRTNGDKLNNGFSGEATNLLRSLINNRQIGITAVDTGRISPQIKFYRDTQGTAMERTDCSILGNRTNMQSIEKLEKSASMDSNPSSPASIGRKETKGRRKQSYPSKAPTSPDTINYQQDISEEQAQNFTSWSNKLKSKAEEQKHQFDQQSGNMTKKVDMSCTNCGTMTTTIWRRNMNGEMVCNACGLYYKLHGVNRPHTMRRDTIHTRRRRPKGEKPTRHRKKEAAIAPAQADQMDAESADMLAALRRQIQPHLMMAALTPSHMSSGHPPTSQLNYPLPLSTYMMHVSTPHMYSVDLVSRVTRDGTNGSTINSSDALNFAQHVKPEPRERHDSEDMEDCDDENVSDVPLNLVSTSLSEEAH; translated from the exons ATGTTCAATGTACCGCCCAAGTTCTACGAGCTGTGTCGCCTTTGTTTATCGTCGGACGGTGTCAAATTGTCGATATTCGAGGAGGAAGGGGCACAGCGTAATTTTGCCGACAAGATTCTCACTTGTCTATCGATAACG GTGAACGATGGCGACTCAATGCCACCTATTATCTGTCACCGTTGTGTGTACAAACTGGATATACTGCACAATTTTCGGGAAATGTCACGTAAATCCGATGTCATACTCAAACAGTACCTGGACTATGCCAAGCAGTTGTCATCACCAGACAACCAg GACAAGTCTTTCTCCACTGCCAAAATAGCTGATCTGAGCCCACTACAATCATTTTTACAACTCAACAAAATCCTCTTCAATGAGGAGCCAAATTCACCCGCAAGTATCAATCAAAATGTATTACCTCAAACACAGACCCATCATCTCGAATTAAGGGCCAACGATGTGCCTGAATCTGATAGTCTTAAGTGTGAGCCCGAGGATGACACATACTCCAACAGTTCCGATCCAGATAGATTGGAAATTGAGGATCGCGAGGACAACGACGATGATGCCGATGAGAATGGGTATGACATGACTGTCAAACGTAGGAAAGTCGACGATAATTATGATGATTGTCAGAGAGAGTCACCCAATCGCAGTCCAGTTAATAGAATGGACACACCTGAGAGCAATTGCTCCGATACTAACATCGATCAGGAGACTACCAAGTTGTGGCAGGCACTTGCGAA CAATCGAAATTTAGAGATAACAAGGACTAATGGTGACAAATTAAACAATGGATTTTCCGGTGAAGCTACCAATCTCCTTCGATCACTCATTAACAACAGACAAATTGGTATAACAGCGGTTGACACTGGCAGAATTTCACCTCAGATTAAGTTTTACAGAGATACACAGGGGACGGCGATGGAACGGACCGATTGTTCCATTTTGGGGAATCGAACGAATATGCAATCGATCGAGAAGCTCGAGAAG AGTGCATCGATGGATAGTAATCCATCCAGTCCAGCCAGTATTGGGAGAAAAGAAACAAAAGGCAGAAGAAAACAGAGTTACCCAAGTAAAGCACCAACGAGTCCAGACACGATAAATTATCAGCAGGATATTAGTGAGGAGCAGGCTCAAAATTTCACATCCTGGTCGAATAAGTTGAAAAGCAAG GCTGAAGAACAGAAACATCAGTTCGACCAGCAGAGTGGCAACATGACAAAGAAAGTTGACATGTCCTGTACAAATTGTGGAACAATGACGACAACTATTTGGCGGCGTAATATGAATGGAGAGATGGTCTGTAATGCGTGTGGCCTTTACTACAAATTGCATGGTGTCAATAGACCCCATACCATGAGGAGGGACACCATCCACACTCGCAGACGTCGGCCGAAAGGTGAAAAACCGACGAGACATCGAa AAAAAGAGGCAGCTATAGCGCCAGCCCAAGCTGATCAGATGGATGCAGAAAGTGCAGACATGCTGGCAGCTCTACGTCGTCAGATTCAACCCCACCTGATGATGGCAGCTCTCACCCCATCGCACATGTCCTCAGGACATCCACCGACAAGCCAACTCAATTATCCCCTTCCCCTCTCCACATACATGATGCACGTGAGTACACCTCACATGTATTCAGTAGATCTAGTTAGTCGTGTTACTCGTGACGGTACAAATGGAAGTACAATAAATTCGAGTGATGCCCTAAACTTTGCACAGCACGTTAAACCAGAGCCAAGAGAACGCCATGATTCTGAGGATATGGAGGATTGTGACGACGAGAATGTCTCTGATGTACCACTTAATCTAGTGTCAACGTCATTATCGGAAGAGGCCCACTGA